TCATGTTAGTCAAAAGTGATTTATCTGACGGATTCAGGCAAGCCTTCCGCTCAGTTCTTGGCGGGTTAGCACTTGGCCTGATCACGCCAAATCGAATTGGAGAACCATTTACGAGGTCCATGCTGCTGAAGTCGGAAAGTTACGTTTCAACTACTGCGGCAGCCCTGCTCTGTAGCCTTGCCCAGCAGGTAACAACCATTGTTTTTGGAACAGCAGGTATGCTAATATTAATCCACAAGCACAGGATGCCTCTACTGATGCACTCTGTTCATACTACCTTTCTCATGGCGGCAGGTCTATCGGCTGGACTTATAATCCTAATGCTACTCTTCCCTGCCCTGCTAAAAAAGTTAGCAAAGTTGGCGTTCATGAAACGTCTAAAGCAAAGTTTTCGCAGTCTGTCCCTATTTGGTCTCATAGCCACAATAAAAGTCACTGCACTGAGTGTAGCTCGGTATGCCATTTTCACCTCCCAATATTTGTTATTAATTTATGGATTCGGAGCCAATGCTCCCATTGAAATTTCATTTGCCGCCATAGCCTCTATCTACCTTATTGGTAGTGCAATTCCCTCTGTTGCATTAGCCGATATGGGTGTTAGAGTCTCGCTTGCATTAATCTTTTTAGGACCCATTGTAGGTAACGGAGTGGCAATAATGGCAAGCAGCACACTCTGGCTTGTAAACATAGGCTTCCCAGCATCCATTGGCAGCATACTACTACTGATAAAACCAGAGCGGAATATAGGTTCAAAAAATGGAAGTGGCCCATTTCTCTGATT
This genomic window from Williamwhitmania sp. contains:
- a CDS encoding lysylphosphatidylglycerol synthase domain-containing protein, giving the protein MIIVLGVTVWLFILWEGVPMAESLMHGRPHLGENMHPLSLLGALLLMPVNWGLESAKWFMLVKSDLSDGFRQAFRSVLGGLALGLITPNRIGEPFTRSMLLKSESYVSTTAAALLCSLAQQVTTIVFGTAGMLILIHKHRMPLLMHSVHTTFLMAAGLSAGLIILMLLFPALLKKLAKLAFMKRLKQSFRSLSLFGLIATIKVTALSVARYAIFTSQYLLLIYGFGANAPIEISFAAIASIYLIGSAIPSVALADMGVRVSLALIFLGPIVGNGVAIMASSTLWLVNIGFPASIGSILLLIKPERNIGSKNGSGPFL